The proteins below come from a single Catenulispora sp. EB89 genomic window:
- a CDS encoding DNA polymerase IV has protein sequence MRRLPSIFHVDLDAFYASVEQLHKPSLRGKPVVVGGIGNRGVVSTASYEARAFGVHSALATGIARRRAPNAAYLIPRFGAYQAYSERVMALMHELSPLVEPLSLDEAFIDISHLFEPLDSESTHSATLRARQIAAELRDRIKTETGLTASVGAGTSKLIAKIASDAEKPDGLVVIEPGTEQTWLDPLPVRALWGVGPATADRLRKIGATTVAELRTLSRNELTAVVGASYGSTLYAIARGQDDRDISTDREMKSVSVEDTYAEDLLDPATITAHMDDLVTRLGSRIRKAGRSGRTITIKVRGHDFTTVSRSETTPNPTDDPATIRAATHRMLPGAVAAATQTVPGVRLLGVGLSGLAEWAQLDLFAADDELETALDFWDQAAEPGPAADDGDFDMPRGTIIEPAPETKSETQPEAETKPEPDPEPEPEPGPDPADVMTPVDTVEGERSPRQFGPLPPGTRGAVETAVSERRFLPGQDVAHDEFGSGWVQGSGLGRVTVRFESPWSEPGRIKTVWADDPALHLVDAAAVAREALAVLTDGDADPDTDPDPDPDAAPA, from the coding sequence GTGCGCCGGCTGCCCTCGATCTTCCACGTCGACCTGGACGCGTTCTACGCGTCGGTCGAGCAGCTGCACAAGCCGAGCCTGCGCGGCAAGCCGGTGGTGGTCGGCGGGATCGGGAACCGGGGCGTGGTGTCGACCGCGTCATACGAGGCGCGGGCCTTCGGCGTGCACTCGGCGCTGGCCACCGGCATCGCCCGCCGCCGCGCGCCGAACGCCGCGTACCTGATCCCCCGGTTCGGCGCCTATCAGGCGTACAGCGAGCGGGTCATGGCCCTGATGCACGAGCTGTCGCCGCTGGTGGAGCCGCTGAGCCTGGACGAGGCGTTCATCGACATATCACACTTATTCGAACCACTTGACAGCGAAAGCACGCATTCTGCGACACTGAGAGCACGGCAGATAGCAGCAGAACTGCGGGACCGCATCAAGACCGAGACCGGCCTGACGGCCTCGGTCGGTGCCGGGACCAGCAAACTCATCGCCAAGATCGCCTCGGACGCCGAGAAGCCGGACGGTCTGGTCGTCATCGAACCCGGGACCGAGCAGACCTGGCTCGACCCGCTGCCGGTCCGCGCCCTGTGGGGCGTCGGCCCGGCCACCGCGGACCGGCTCCGGAAGATCGGCGCCACCACGGTCGCCGAGCTGCGCACCCTGAGCCGCAACGAACTGACCGCCGTCGTGGGCGCCTCCTACGGCAGCACCCTCTACGCGATCGCCCGAGGTCAGGACGACCGCGACATCAGCACCGACCGCGAGATGAAATCGGTGAGCGTCGAGGACACCTACGCCGAGGACCTGCTCGACCCCGCGACCATCACCGCGCACATGGACGACCTGGTGACCCGCCTGGGCAGCCGGATCCGCAAGGCCGGCCGCTCGGGGCGGACCATCACGATCAAGGTGCGGGGCCACGACTTCACGACCGTGTCCCGCAGCGAGACCACGCCCAACCCGACTGACGACCCGGCCACCATCCGCGCCGCCACGCACCGCATGCTCCCCGGCGCGGTGGCCGCCGCCACCCAGACCGTCCCGGGCGTCCGGCTGCTCGGCGTGGGCCTGTCCGGCCTGGCCGAGTGGGCCCAGCTCGACCTGTTCGCCGCCGACGACGAGTTGGAGACCGCGCTGGACTTCTGGGACCAGGCGGCGGAGCCGGGGCCGGCGGCCGACGACGGCGACTTCGACATGCCGCGGGGCACGATCATCGAACCCGCACCCGAAACCAAGTCCGAAACCCAGCCCGAAGCCGAAACCAAGCCCGAACCAGATCCCGAACCCGAACCCGAACCCGGACCCGACCCGGCCGACGTCATGACCCCGGTCGACACCGTCGAGGGCGAACGCTCGCCGCGCCAGTTCGGCCCGCTGCCGCCCGGGACGCGCGGCGCCGTCGAGACCGCCGTCAGCGAGCGCCGCTTCCTGCCCGGCCAGGACGTCGCGCACGACGAGTTCGGCAGCGGCTGGGTCCAGGGCAGCGGTCTGGGCCGGGTGACCGTCCGCTTCGAGAGCCCGTGGTCCGAGCCGGGCCGTATCAAGACCGTGTGGGCCGACGATCCGGCGCTGCACCTCGTCGACGCGGCCGCCGTCGCCCGCGAGGCCTTGGCGGTGCTCACCGACGGCGACGCCGATCCCGACACAGACCCCGACCCCGATCCCGATGCCGCCCCGGCCTGA
- a CDS encoding DUF3159 domain-containing protein, producing the protein MSLESGQRAEPMSRPRHAAPGTEAGGDRAAFDEVGSSILDGAAEALTGDGIPGQAERDAQAKQAETKAYEDAVKKAFGGKMGMADAGLPAICFLIVYTATNNLNPAVIGSVAVALVMFVIRLLRKETLQHALSGLFGVIVCAAFAKFSGHAQNYYLPGILINLGSFLLFSITALVRWPIAGLMIGPITGEMTTWRQVPGRLKAFTKATWLLAGLFAVKLAVQVPLYLTHHTTALGVARLALGYPPYLACLYVAWQWIKNAPPPVMPVTDEDESDGAAAAETAGAAAAEQ; encoded by the coding sequence ATGTCCTTGGAGAGCGGCCAGCGTGCCGAACCGATGAGCCGGCCCCGGCACGCGGCGCCGGGCACCGAGGCCGGCGGCGACCGGGCTGCCTTCGACGAGGTCGGATCCTCGATCCTGGACGGCGCCGCCGAGGCGCTGACCGGCGACGGGATCCCCGGCCAGGCCGAGCGCGACGCGCAGGCCAAGCAGGCCGAGACCAAGGCCTATGAGGACGCCGTCAAGAAGGCGTTCGGCGGCAAGATGGGGATGGCCGACGCCGGACTCCCGGCGATCTGCTTCCTGATCGTCTACACCGCGACCAACAACCTCAACCCGGCCGTCATCGGCTCGGTGGCCGTGGCGCTGGTGATGTTCGTCATCCGGCTGCTGCGCAAGGAGACCCTGCAGCACGCGCTGTCCGGCCTGTTCGGCGTCATCGTGTGCGCGGCGTTCGCGAAGTTCTCCGGCCACGCGCAGAACTACTACCTGCCGGGCATCCTGATCAACCTCGGCTCGTTCCTGCTCTTCTCGATCACCGCGCTGGTGCGCTGGCCGATCGCGGGCCTGATGATCGGCCCGATCACCGGCGAGATGACCACCTGGCGCCAGGTGCCCGGGCGCCTGAAGGCGTTCACCAAGGCCACGTGGCTGCTGGCCGGGCTGTTCGCGGTGAAGCTCGCGGTGCAGGTGCCGCTGTACCTGACGCACCACACGACGGCGCTCGGCGTGGCCCGGCTCGCGCTGGGCTACCCGCCGTACCTCGCGTGCCTGTATGTCGCGTGGCAGTGGATCAAGAACGCGCCGCCGCCGGTGATGCCGGTGACGGACGAGGACGAGTCCGACGGCGCGGCGGCTGCGGAGACCGCGGGAGCGGCCGCGGCCGAGCAATAG
- a CDS encoding methyltransferase, with the protein MADSAASATATPAAQGPEGAAAGPGGSAGPAAARRAQARTAVLWQAVRIVLDDSAPRDVLDVGGGTGGFAVPIAELGHRVTVVDPSPDALAALERRAAESGVPKDALRAVQGDLAGLLEHVEPASVDLVLCHGVLEMADDPAAGLATVADVLRPGGVVSVLAANRAAAVVARALGGHFAEARRALADPTGRFGPQDPLAARFDEAQLTRLLDDAGLAVQSVHGVRVFTDLVPGALVDADPQAASDLAALEAAVADRPEFRAVAGRLHVLARKSAT; encoded by the coding sequence ATGGCCGACAGCGCCGCCAGCGCGACCGCCACGCCCGCCGCCCAGGGACCCGAAGGCGCCGCCGCGGGACCGGGCGGATCCGCCGGCCCGGCCGCGGCCCGCCGCGCCCAGGCCCGCACCGCCGTGCTGTGGCAGGCCGTGCGCATCGTCCTCGACGACTCCGCGCCCCGTGACGTGCTCGACGTCGGCGGCGGCACCGGCGGCTTCGCCGTGCCGATCGCCGAGCTCGGGCACCGGGTCACCGTCGTCGACCCCAGCCCCGACGCGCTGGCCGCGCTGGAGCGCCGCGCCGCCGAGTCCGGTGTGCCCAAGGACGCGCTGCGCGCCGTCCAGGGCGACCTGGCCGGGCTGCTGGAGCACGTCGAGCCGGCGAGCGTGGACCTGGTCCTGTGCCACGGCGTCCTGGAGATGGCCGACGACCCGGCGGCGGGCCTGGCGACGGTCGCCGACGTGCTGCGTCCCGGCGGCGTGGTGAGCGTGCTGGCTGCCAACCGCGCCGCCGCGGTGGTGGCCCGCGCGCTCGGCGGCCACTTCGCCGAGGCCCGGCGCGCGCTGGCCGACCCGACCGGCCGCTTCGGCCCCCAGGACCCGCTGGCCGCCCGCTTCGACGAGGCCCAGCTGACCCGGCTGCTGGACGACGCGGGGCTGGCGGTGCAGTCGGTGCACGGCGTGCGGGTGTTCACGGACCTGGTGCCCGGGGCGCTGGTGGACGCCGACCCGCAGGCCGCGTCCGACCTCGCGGCGCTGGAGGCGGCGGTCGCCGAC
- a CDS encoding GNAT family N-acetyltransferase: protein MTEEPTLVGEAVQPEVVDNELEDRFEIWYGDELAGFAAYRRRAGGTVFVHTEIEPKFEGKGLGSVLARQALDATVARGEKIIPVCPFIAAYLRKHPGYEEHVEWPAP, encoded by the coding sequence ATGACTGAAGAGCCCACACTGGTTGGCGAGGCGGTACAGCCCGAGGTAGTCGACAACGAACTCGAAGACCGCTTCGAGATCTGGTACGGCGACGAACTAGCGGGCTTCGCCGCCTACCGGCGCCGCGCCGGCGGAACGGTCTTCGTGCACACCGAGATCGAGCCGAAGTTCGAGGGCAAGGGCCTGGGGTCGGTGCTGGCGCGGCAGGCGCTGGACGCGACCGTGGCGCGCGGGGAGAAGATCATCCCGGTGTGCCCCTTCATCGCCGCCTACCTGCGCAAGCACCCCGGGTACGAAGAGCACGTGGAGTGGCCCGCGCCGTGA
- a CDS encoding TrkA family potassium uptake protein, translating into MRVAIAGAGNVGNSIAKELLENGHEVLLIDRDPSRIAVEGLPTAEWLLADACEISSLDEAALQRCNVVVAATGDDKANLVVSLLAKTEYGVPRVVARINHPKNEWMFDEKWGVDVAVSTPRLLSALVEEAVSVGDLVRLLRFSQGDANLVELTLPKDTALVGVTVGEVDWPEDTALVTIIRGGRVLIPTAEEPLAALDELLFVAHVDREEELEELLSPATGSAS; encoded by the coding sequence ATGCGTGTCGCAATCGCCGGAGCCGGCAACGTCGGCAACTCCATCGCCAAGGAGCTGCTGGAGAACGGCCACGAGGTCCTGCTGATCGACCGCGACCCGTCGCGGATCGCGGTGGAGGGCCTGCCGACGGCCGAGTGGCTGCTGGCCGACGCCTGCGAGATCTCCTCGCTGGACGAGGCGGCCCTGCAGCGCTGCAACGTGGTGGTCGCGGCCACCGGCGACGACAAGGCCAACCTGGTCGTGTCGCTGCTGGCCAAGACCGAGTACGGGGTGCCGCGCGTGGTGGCCCGCATCAACCACCCCAAGAACGAGTGGATGTTCGACGAGAAGTGGGGCGTGGACGTCGCCGTCTCCACCCCGCGCCTGCTCTCGGCGCTGGTCGAGGAGGCGGTCTCGGTCGGCGACCTGGTGCGCCTGCTCCGCTTCAGCCAGGGCGACGCGAACCTGGTCGAGCTGACCCTGCCGAAGGACACCGCGCTGGTCGGCGTCACGGTCGGCGAGGTCGACTGGCCCGAGGACACCGCGCTGGTGACCATCATCCGCGGCGGCCGGGTGCTGATCCCGACGGCCGAGGAGCCGCTGGCGGCGCTGGACGAGCTGCTGTTCGTGGCGCACGTGGACCGCGAGGAAGAGCTCGAAGAGCTGCTCTCCCCCGCTACGGGGTCCGCGTCCTGA
- a CDS encoding TetR/AcrR family transcriptional regulator encodes MEPQHLGAPQRRILLAAARVLADDPTASMQQVADEAQVARPTVYGCYPTKVALIEAIGHEAAKEFAAALGHAQAAGDGAAATLARLIRELARIGADYPIVLRTPHTEDVDDLVARIDELIEDGQAAGELRADVASDVLRHALFGALSAGLRLARDPERPQVDSDAVGTQIAALVVEGMRAKGAPA; translated from the coding sequence ATGGAACCACAGCATTTGGGAGCTCCCCAGCGCCGGATCCTCCTGGCCGCGGCCCGCGTCCTGGCCGACGATCCGACGGCGAGCATGCAGCAGGTCGCCGACGAGGCCCAGGTGGCCCGTCCGACCGTCTACGGCTGCTACCCGACCAAGGTGGCACTGATCGAGGCGATCGGCCACGAGGCGGCCAAGGAGTTCGCCGCGGCCCTCGGCCACGCGCAGGCCGCCGGCGACGGCGCGGCCGCGACCCTGGCGCGGCTGATTCGGGAACTGGCCAGGATCGGCGCCGACTACCCGATCGTGTTGCGGACTCCGCACACCGAGGACGTCGACGATCTGGTCGCCCGCATCGACGAGCTGATCGAGGACGGGCAGGCGGCCGGCGAACTCCGCGCCGACGTGGCCTCCGACGTCCTGCGCCACGCCCTGTTCGGTGCGCTGTCGGCCGGGCTGCGGCTGGCCCGCGACCCGGAGCGGCCGCAGGTCGACTCCGACGCCGTCGGGACCCAGATCGCCGCGCTCGTCGTGGAGGGCATGCGCGCAAAGGGAGCCCCTGCGTAG
- the glyA gene encoding serine hydroxymethyltransferase: MHSPAIPELAQEDPQIAGLIEDEARRQYEKIRMIASENYVSAAVLEASGTVLTNKYSEGYAGRRYYEGQQFIDPIETIAIDRAKELFGAAHANVQPYSGSPANLAVYLAFLKPGDTFMGAGLAAGGHLTHGSPVSVTGKWFNPVAYGVSRETGIVDMNEVRDLALKERPKLIFCGGTAIPRTIDFPAFAEIAKEIGAILVSDIAHIAGLVAGGAHPSPVGYADVITTTTHKTLRGPRGAMILTTEEYATPIDKAVFPGLQGGPHNHTTAGIAVALKEAAQPEFKTYAATVVANAKALAAGLTERGWDLVSGGTDNHLILADLTPKGVTGKVAAKALDAAGIELNYNSVPFDPRKPFDPSGIRLGAAAITTRGLKPEQMGQVAQWMDETVQAAAKGDTDAYPRIAGQVRELMAQYPMPGWAAV, translated from the coding sequence ATGCACTCGCCCGCCATTCCCGAGCTTGCCCAGGAAGACCCGCAGATCGCCGGTCTGATCGAGGACGAAGCCCGCCGCCAGTACGAGAAGATCCGCATGATCGCGTCGGAGAACTACGTCTCCGCCGCGGTCCTGGAGGCTTCCGGCACTGTCCTGACCAACAAGTACTCCGAGGGCTACGCCGGCCGCCGCTATTACGAGGGCCAGCAGTTCATCGACCCGATCGAGACCATCGCGATCGACCGGGCCAAGGAGCTGTTCGGCGCGGCCCACGCCAACGTGCAGCCGTACTCCGGCTCGCCGGCGAACCTCGCGGTGTACCTGGCGTTCCTCAAGCCCGGCGACACCTTCATGGGGGCCGGCCTGGCCGCCGGCGGCCACCTCACGCACGGCTCGCCGGTGTCGGTGACTGGCAAGTGGTTCAACCCGGTGGCCTACGGGGTCTCCCGCGAGACCGGCATCGTGGACATGAACGAGGTCCGCGACCTGGCTCTGAAGGAGCGCCCGAAGCTGATCTTCTGCGGCGGCACGGCGATCCCGCGCACCATCGACTTCCCGGCCTTCGCCGAGATCGCCAAGGAGATCGGCGCGATCCTGGTCTCCGACATCGCGCACATCGCCGGCCTGGTCGCCGGCGGCGCGCACCCCTCGCCGGTGGGCTACGCGGACGTCATCACCACGACCACGCACAAGACCCTGCGCGGTCCGCGCGGCGCGATGATCCTGACCACCGAGGAGTACGCGACGCCGATCGACAAGGCCGTGTTCCCCGGCCTGCAGGGCGGCCCGCACAACCACACCACGGCCGGCATCGCGGTGGCCCTCAAGGAGGCCGCGCAGCCGGAGTTCAAGACCTACGCGGCGACCGTCGTGGCCAACGCCAAGGCGCTGGCCGCCGGGCTCACCGAGCGCGGCTGGGACCTGGTGTCCGGCGGCACGGACAACCACCTGATCCTGGCCGACCTGACGCCCAAGGGCGTCACCGGCAAGGTGGCCGCCAAGGCGCTGGACGCGGCCGGGATCGAGCTGAACTACAACTCGGTGCCGTTCGACCCGCGCAAGCCGTTCGACCCCTCGGGCATCCGGCTCGGCGCCGCCGCGATCACCACGCGCGGGCTGAAGCCGGAGCAGATGGGGCAGGTCGCGCAGTGGATGGACGAGACCGTGCAGGCCGCGGCCAAGGGCGACACCGACGCGTACCCGCGGATCGCCGGGCAGGTGCGGGAGCTGATGGCGCAGTACCCGATGCCGGGTTGGGCAGCGGTCTGA
- the dut gene encoding dUTP diphosphatase, with the protein MPGVDVLIRRLDDALPLPSYAHPGDAGADLLTTVDATLAPGERAVLPTGVAIALPDGYAAFVHPRSGLAARCGVALVNAPGTVDAGYRGEIKIILVNLDPVHPVTLKRGDRVAQLVVQRVERAVFHEVAELPGSHRGDGGFGSTGTAAGTPA; encoded by the coding sequence GTGCCCGGGGTCGACGTCCTCATCCGGCGGCTCGACGACGCCCTGCCGCTGCCCTCGTACGCCCATCCGGGGGATGCCGGGGCCGATCTGCTGACCACCGTGGATGCCACCCTGGCCCCCGGCGAGCGGGCCGTGCTGCCCACCGGCGTGGCCATCGCGCTGCCCGACGGCTACGCCGCCTTCGTGCACCCGCGCTCGGGCCTGGCGGCGCGCTGCGGGGTCGCGCTGGTCAACGCCCCGGGCACGGTGGACGCCGGATACCGCGGCGAGATCAAGATCATCCTGGTGAACCTGGACCCGGTGCACCCGGTGACGCTCAAGCGGGGCGACCGGGTGGCGCAGCTTGTAGTACAAAGGGTCGAGAGGGCGGTCTTCCACGAGGTCGCCGAACTCCCGGGCTCGCACCGCGGTGACGGCGGTTTCGGTTCGACGGGCACGGCTGCGGGAACACCTGCCTAG
- a CDS encoding DUF3710 domain-containing protein, giving the protein MVFRRGQKGDADRRDKVSEADAYGDLSEIKDEERKISLADVSRAAGPWDFNEVEDPKAGRVDLGALLVPAVEGMELRLEMADAEQVIAATVVARQSAVQLQAFAAPRSEGIWAEVRAEIALEISKQGGTVDEREGPFGIELRAQVPVQAPDGSRGIQLVRFIGVDGPRWFLRGVVSGQGAVQPKEALDIEHVFRDTVVSRGNSPMAPRDPIPLRMPAEAQQAMQQQAAPEDAEGNQYEQGDLNPFMRGPEITERR; this is encoded by the coding sequence GTGGTTTTCCGACGCGGACAGAAGGGCGACGCGGACCGCCGCGACAAAGTGAGCGAGGCGGACGCCTACGGCGACCTGAGCGAGATCAAGGACGAGGAGCGCAAGATCAGCCTCGCCGATGTCTCGCGGGCTGCGGGCCCCTGGGACTTCAACGAGGTCGAGGACCCCAAGGCCGGCCGTGTCGACCTCGGCGCGCTCCTGGTGCCGGCCGTGGAGGGCATGGAACTGCGGCTGGAGATGGCCGACGCCGAGCAGGTGATCGCGGCCACGGTCGTGGCCCGGCAGTCGGCGGTGCAGCTGCAGGCGTTCGCCGCGCCGCGCAGCGAGGGCATCTGGGCCGAGGTCCGCGCGGAGATCGCTCTGGAGATCTCCAAGCAGGGCGGCACCGTCGACGAGCGCGAGGGACCCTTCGGCATCGAGCTGCGGGCCCAGGTGCCGGTGCAGGCGCCGGACGGCAGCCGCGGCATCCAGCTGGTCCGCTTCATCGGCGTGGACGGCCCGCGGTGGTTCCTGCGCGGCGTGGTGTCCGGGCAGGGCGCGGTGCAGCCCAAGGAGGCGCTGGACATAGAGCACGTGTTCCGCGACACCGTGGTCAGCCGCGGCAACTCCCCGATGGCCCCGCGCGACCCGATCCCGCTGCGGATGCCCGCCGAGGCGCAGCAGGCCATGCAGCAGCAGGCCGCGCCGGAGGACGCCGAGGGCAACCAGTACGAGCAGGGCGACCTGAACCCGTTCATGCGCGGGCCGGAGATTACCGAGCGGCGGTAG
- a CDS encoding class I SAM-dependent RNA methyltransferase has translation MEVEVGPPGHGGFCVARHEGRAVFVRHALPGERVVAEVTEGDSKDSFWRADAVEVLEASEDRVEAPCEYAGPGMCGGCDWQHASYEAQLRIKGEIVAEQLRRLAKLEREVVVEEVASPFGWRTRVQFAVDPEGNLGFRKHRSHEVVPVEECAIASSGVDEVGALQRNWPGLETVEVIAATGSADRALVVTPKRGEQMPYVDADVKVSVLRGVSRNTHISGVQRIHGRPYVREVAEGRTWRVSGSGFWQVHPAAPDVLTEAVLDFLKPRAGESALDLYCGVGLFAVPLAEAVGEDGSVLAVELDRQAVKDAAHNLGFVEDQEESTEFPWVDLVEGSVDEVLADDSYAPDAADLVVLDPPRAGAGREVCARIVALAPRAVAYVACDPAALARDVAYFADAGYELTGLRAFDLFPMTRHVECVALLEPAQR, from the coding sequence ATCGAGGTCGAGGTCGGCCCGCCCGGACACGGCGGCTTCTGCGTGGCGCGGCACGAGGGGCGCGCGGTGTTCGTGCGGCACGCGTTGCCCGGGGAGCGGGTGGTCGCGGAGGTGACCGAGGGGGACTCCAAGGACTCGTTCTGGCGCGCCGATGCGGTGGAGGTCCTGGAGGCCTCCGAGGACCGCGTGGAGGCGCCGTGCGAATACGCGGGGCCGGGGATGTGCGGCGGCTGCGACTGGCAGCACGCGAGCTACGAGGCGCAGCTGCGGATCAAGGGCGAGATCGTCGCCGAACAGTTGCGGCGGCTGGCGAAGCTGGAGCGCGAGGTCGTCGTCGAGGAGGTCGCCTCGCCGTTCGGCTGGCGGACCCGGGTGCAGTTCGCGGTCGATCCCGAGGGGAACCTGGGATTCCGCAAGCACCGTTCCCATGAGGTGGTCCCTGTAGAGGAGTGCGCTATTGCGTCCTCCGGCGTGGACGAGGTCGGCGCTCTGCAGAGGAATTGGCCGGGCCTGGAGACGGTCGAGGTGATCGCCGCGACCGGCTCCGCCGACCGGGCTCTGGTGGTCACGCCGAAGCGCGGCGAGCAGATGCCTTATGTGGATGCTGACGTAAAGGTGTCGGTTCTGCGGGGCGTCTCCAGGAACACGCACATCTCCGGTGTGCAGCGCATCCATGGACGTCCTTATGTGCGCGAGGTCGCCGAAGGCCGCACCTGGCGGGTCAGCGGAAGCGGCTTCTGGCAGGTGCACCCGGCCGCTCCGGACGTCCTGACCGAAGCGGTTCTGGACTTCCTCAAGCCGCGCGCGGGCGAGTCCGCGTTGGACCTCTACTGCGGTGTCGGATTGTTCGCGGTGCCGTTGGCGGAGGCGGTCGGCGAGGACGGCAGCGTGCTGGCCGTGGAGCTGGACCGGCAGGCGGTCAAGGACGCCGCGCACAATCTCGGGTTCGTGGAGGACCAAGAGGAGAGCACGGAGTTCCCGTGGGTGGACCTCGTGGAAGGCTCTGTGGACGAGGTCCTCGCCGACGACAGCTATGCGCCGGACGCGGCCGACCTCGTGGTCCTGGACCCGCCGCGGGCCGGCGCCGGACGCGAGGTCTGCGCCCGCATCGTGGCTCTGGCGCCGCGCGCCGTGGCCTACGTGGCCTGTGACCCGGCTGCCCTGGCTCGCGATGTTGCTTACTTTGCGGACGCCGGCTACGAGCTGACCGGTTTGCGGGCGTTCGACCTGTTTCCCATGACCCGGCATGTGGAATGCGTGGCGCTCTTGGAACCCGCGCAGCGATAG
- a CDS encoding pirin family protein: MSDLEANPAEQDCPAKDDPGPVVEFHEARDVPLGGVRGVHVMRALPQRVLPTVGAWCFLDHFGPQASAMNVNPHPHIGLQTVTWPFQGDVRHRDSVGSDVVVRPRQLNIMTAGRGIAHSEISVEAELGIEAGQVGHGLQLWTALPRAHRDTAPHFEQHRDLPVYELPGLRALVFLGTLDDVTSPATTYSPIVGADITVNPGASATIPLTHYHEHAVMVIDGDLTVAETDVPPGPLLYLGTGRSELTLTSRAGAHLILLGGEPFREDIVMWWNFVGRTHEDIEEARNDWEKRNLERFPDIAGHAVEERIPAPPLPGIRLKPRSRPSR, translated from the coding sequence GTGAGCGACCTGGAAGCGAACCCCGCCGAGCAGGACTGCCCGGCCAAGGACGACCCGGGCCCGGTCGTCGAGTTCCACGAAGCCCGCGACGTCCCGCTCGGCGGCGTCCGGGGCGTGCACGTGATGCGTGCCCTGCCGCAGCGCGTGCTGCCCACCGTCGGCGCCTGGTGCTTCCTGGACCACTTCGGGCCGCAGGCCTCGGCGATGAACGTCAACCCGCACCCGCACATCGGCCTGCAGACCGTCACCTGGCCGTTCCAGGGCGACGTGCGGCACCGCGACAGCGTCGGCTCCGACGTCGTGGTGCGGCCGCGCCAGCTGAACATCATGACCGCCGGCCGCGGCATCGCGCACTCGGAGATTTCAGTAGAAGCAGAGCTCGGCATCGAAGCGGGGCAGGTCGGACACGGCCTGCAACTCTGGACCGCACTGCCGCGAGCGCACCGCGACACCGCCCCGCACTTCGAGCAGCACCGGGACCTCCCGGTCTACGAACTCCCCGGCCTGCGCGCGCTGGTCTTCCTCGGGACGCTGGACGACGTCACCTCCCCGGCGACCACCTACTCCCCGATCGTCGGCGCCGACATCACCGTCAACCCCGGCGCGTCGGCGACGATCCCGCTGACCCACTACCACGAGCACGCGGTGATGGTCATCGACGGGGACCTCACGGTGGCCGAGACCGACGTCCCTCCCGGGCCCCTCCTCTACCTCGGCACCGGACGCAGCGAGCTGACGCTCACCAGCCGCGCCGGCGCACACCTGATCCTGCTGGGCGGCGAGCCGTTCCGCGAGGACATCGTCATGTGGTGGAACTTCGTGGGGCGCACTCATGAAGACATCGAGGAAGCCCGCAATGACTGGGAGAAGCGCAACCTGGAGCGCTTCCCGGACATCGCAGGGCACGCAGTCGAGGAGCGCATCCCCGCGCCGCCTCTGCCGGGCATCCGCCTCAAGCCGCGCAGTCGCCCATCCCGCTGA
- a CDS encoding TrkA family potassium uptake protein, producing the protein MHVVIMGCGRVGSTLAHSLEDLGHTVAVIDQDPGAFRRLSPHFAGRRVTGAGFDRDTLAEAGIGDAGAFAAVSSGDNSNIIAARVARENFGVENVCARIYDPRRAEIYQRLGIPTVATVRWTADQMLRRLLPTGSTEIWRDPSGQVALVEVHTSPAWMGHRVAKLEDSTGQRVAFLTRLGEAVLPASDTVLQDGDLVQVMVHPADVARVEEAFAKGPGA; encoded by the coding sequence GTGCACGTCGTCATCATGGGGTGTGGCCGGGTGGGCTCCACCCTGGCGCACAGCCTGGAGGATCTCGGCCACACGGTCGCGGTCATCGATCAGGACCCCGGGGCCTTCCGCAGGCTCAGCCCGCACTTCGCCGGCCGCCGGGTGACCGGGGCCGGATTCGACCGCGACACCCTCGCCGAGGCGGGGATAGGGGACGCCGGCGCTTTCGCGGCGGTGTCCAGCGGCGACAACTCGAACATCATCGCCGCGCGGGTGGCCCGCGAGAACTTCGGTGTGGAGAACGTCTGCGCGCGCATCTACGACCCGCGCCGCGCGGAGATATACCAGCGTCTGGGCATCCCCACGGTGGCCACCGTGCGCTGGACCGCCGACCAGATGCTGCGCCGGCTGCTGCCCACCGGCTCCACTGAGATCTGGCGCGACCCCAGCGGCCAGGTGGCGCTGGTCGAGGTGCACACCTCGCCGGCGTGGATGGGCCACCGGGTGGCCAAGCTGGAGGACTCCACCGGCCAGCGGGTGGCGTTCCTGACCCGGCTCGGCGAGGCCGTGCTGCCCGCCTCCGACACCGTCCTGCAGGACGGCGACCTGGTGCAGGTCATGGTGCACCCGGCGGACGTCGCCCGGGTCGAGGAAGCTTTCGCGAAGGGACCGGGCGCCTGA